Proteins encoded by one window of Candidatus Bathyarchaeota archaeon:
- a CDS encoding carboxymuconolactone decarboxylase family protein, which translates to MSERSKKLLDDMQKKRGYIYPPYKLLALEDPDFLEAYDRLYELVMPRERIFPEKIKELFYIVAIASRNPSDNEALKNHIRRALDKGAKKEEIVEALQCAFFPGGALSLLYGLSVLMEVLEEKK; encoded by the coding sequence ATGAGTGAAAGATCTAAGAAACTACTAGATGATATGCAGAAAAAAAGAGGTTACATATACCCACCATATAAGCTACTTGCTTTAGAAGACCCAGATTTCCTTGAAGCTTATGATAGATTATATGAACTTGTGATGCCTAGGGAACGTATATTTCCAGAAAAGATCAAAGAGCTGTTCTATATAGTCGCTATTGCTTCAAGAAATCCAAGTGATAATGAAGCTTTGAAGAACCATATTAGAAGAGCGCTCGATAAAGGTGCAAAAAAAGAAGAGATAGTTGAGGCCCTTCAATGCGCCTTCTTCCCTGGAGGAGCTTTGAGTCTGCTTTATGGCCTTAGTGTTTTAATGGAAGTCCTTGAGGAGAAAAAGTGA